DNA sequence from the Streptomyces sp. HUAS 15-9 genome:
TGCTGAACACCGGGTGCGCGGCCGTCGCGGCGGGAGCGCTGTGGTCGGTGGAGCGAGACGTTTCCGCCGTACTCGCCGTCCTCTTACGGGAGTTGGCGCACGAACAGCCCGGCCGCCGACGCGCGGCCGCCGCGGAGCTGGCCCGGCTCGGTCCCGAGGCCCGCCCGCGCTGCCCGCGCTGCGCGGCATGACCGAGTCGGACCGGCTCTGGGAGCGGACGTCCGCCGCGTGCGCCTGCTGGCGGATCGGCGGTGACCCCGAGCCCGTGCTCCCGGTCCTCCGTTCCGCCTGGGCGGAGAACCCCCGCACGCGCGCCACGACGGCCGCCCTCCTCGCCGAGATGGGCCCCACGGGGGCGCCGCTGTGGGACCTGGTGACCAGGGAACTCACCACCCCTCGCCGCCACACGGCCCGCACGGGCGGCTACGGCAGCCACGACATCCTGAAGGACGAGAGGCTGTTGAGGAGGTGCCGCGAGGTGTTGGGGGCCGGGTAGCGGCGCGGCGGGGTGGTGGCGTTCGCGCGCGCCGGCACTGCACAGTCCGGCTGACCGGGGTCAGCCCGTCATCCGGCCCCACTGGGGGCCCAGGCGTGCCCACTCCGCGTCCCATCGGTCCATGCGGAGTCGTTCCAGGCGGCCGCGCAGGGCGCGGCCGGCGATGAAGGGGACGACCGCCGCGCTCACACCGCCCAGGGTGCCTGTCAGGCCGGCGCGGAGGTGGGCCTGGGAGGCGGTGGCGGGCCTGGTGACGAGGTGGCCCCGCGGGTCCGTCCAGACGGTGACCGGTGTGCCGGCCCTGCTGCCGGGCGCGACCCGCGCCTGGCCGGTGTGCAAGGAGCCGTCGGCCACGGTCCAGCGCACCTTCGCCCACACCCGCTCGCCGCCCGTGGCGCCGCTGCCCGACGTGGCGGAGCCCGGCGCCTTCCCGATGACCCGCGCCACGACGGGCCGCCACTCCAGCCGTTCCCGGGCCAGCCCCTGCTCGACGGAGCGGGCCGTCACCAGACCGGCGAGCACCCCGGCCAGGACGGTGAGCCCCCAGGCACCGAGCAGCACCCAGGCCTCCACCATGTCGGCACGACGCCTGAGCGGGTTGCGCCGCCAGCGCCACAGCCACACCTTCGGACCACGGAACGCCCTCAACGGCATCCTCCTCGACGAGCGCACGGACAGGCCGGACCGCCCTCCCATACGGGAGAGGTCCTCTCGTTGCTCAGGGCGAGCCCCCGTCCCGACGGTCGCACGAGAGTCACCGCTCGCGCAGGCTTCTGCCGGAACATGCGCTCCGGAATTCCGCGACAGGCCGACACCAGCCCTCCGACCTGCGACGACGCGGCTTCCATGGGTCGTTGTCAGTGCCGGGGTGCACACTGGCCGATGTCTGAAAACTTTTCGTGACAAAGACGTCCCGGAGGTGGTCGGCATGACCGAGGTACTGCTCGCCGTGGGCACCCGCAAGGGTCTGTTCATCGGGCGGCGGCGGGGAGGGTCCTGGGAGTTCGACGAGAGTCCCTACTTCAACGCACAGGCCGTCTATTCGGTGGCCCTCGACACCCGCGGCAGCACCCCGCGGCTGCTGGCCGGGGGCGACAGCGCGCACTGGGGCCCGTCCGTGTTCCACTCCGACGACCTGGGCCGCACCTGGACCGAGCCGTCCCGGCCGGCCGTCAAGTTCCCCCAGGACACCGGCGCCTCGCTGGAGCGGGTCTGGCAGCTGCACCCGGCCGCCGCCGAGCCGGACGTGGTCTACGCGGGCACGGAACCGGCCGCCCTTTACCGCTCGGAGGACCGGGGGGAGAGCTTCGAGCTGGTGCGTCCTCTTTGGGAGCACCCGACCCGCTCCCAGTGGGTGCCGGGCGGCGGCGGTGAGGGCCTGCACACGGTGCTCACCGACGCGCGCGACCCGAACGCGGTGACGGTGGCCGTCTCCACGGCCGGGGTGTTCCGCACCACGGACGGCGGAGCGAGCTGGGCGCCGTCCAACTCCGGTGTCTCCGCGGTGTTCCTGCCGGATCCGAACCCGGAGTTCGGCCAGTGCGTGCACAAGGTCGCCAAGGACGCGGGCAACCCGGACCGGCTGTATCTGCAGAACCACTGGGGTGTGTACCGCAGCGACGACACGGGCGCGCACTGGACGGACATCGGCGAGGGTCTGCCGTCGACGTTCGGTTTCGCGGTGGCCGCCCATCCACACCGCGCCGACACCGCGTACGTCTTCCCGATCAACGCCGATGCCGACCGGGTGCCCGCCGACCACCGCTGCCGGGTCTTCCGCACGGCGGACGCGGGCAAGAGCTGGGAGCCGCTGTCGGCCGGACTGCCGGCGGAGGACCACTACGGCACGGTGCTCCGGGACG
Encoded proteins:
- a CDS encoding Rv1733c family protein — its product is MRAFRGPKVWLWRWRRNPLRRRADMVEAWVLLGAWGLTVLAGVLAGLVTARSVEQGLARERLEWRPVVARVIGKAPGSATSGSGATGGERVWAKVRWTVADGSLHTGQARVAPGSRAGTPVTVWTDPRGHLVTRPATASQAHLRAGLTGTLGGVSAAVVPFIAGRALRGRLERLRMDRWDAEWARLGPQWGRMTG
- a CDS encoding WD40/YVTN/BNR-like repeat-containing protein, with protein sequence MTEVLLAVGTRKGLFIGRRRGGSWEFDESPYFNAQAVYSVALDTRGSTPRLLAGGDSAHWGPSVFHSDDLGRTWTEPSRPAVKFPQDTGASLERVWQLHPAAAEPDVVYAGTEPAALYRSEDRGESFELVRPLWEHPTRSQWVPGGGGEGLHTVLTDARDPNAVTVAVSTAGVFRTTDGGASWAPSNSGVSAVFLPDPNPEFGQCVHKVAKDAGNPDRLYLQNHWGVYRSDDTGAHWTDIGEGLPSTFGFAVAAHPHRADTAYVFPINADADRVPADHRCRVFRTADAGKSWEPLSAGLPAEDHYGTVLRDALWTDDADPAGVYFGNRNGEVYASADDGDSWQQLTSHLPDVLCVRAAVVG